In the Pseudonocardia cypriaca genome, one interval contains:
- a CDS encoding SAM-dependent methyltransferase yields the protein MLDAAKHTLHFDQPVRLMLLGVVNHIMDDAEAYTSVARLVSELAPGSMMALNHSTAEIHGNRCCG from the coding sequence ATCCTCGACGCGGCGAAACACACGTTGCACTTCGACCAGCCGGTGAGGCTGATGCTCCTGGGCGTGGTCAACCACATCATGGACGACGCCGAGGCCTACACCAGCGTGGCGCGGCTGGTCTCCGAGCTGGCCCCCGGCAGCATGATGGCGCTGAACCATTCCACCGCGGAGATTCACGGGAACCGATGCTGCGGGTGA
- a CDS encoding NB-ARC domain-containing protein produces the protein MTTGLVGAGGFGKTTLARLVAHDPSVRQHFTGGVVWVTVGQDSAGPDLAGLITSTARLFDRGVPDLTDPLAAGTELGRVLDGRRTLVVIDDVWSTGQVEPFLLGGDQVVRLITTRQRDVLPASVVAVNVDRMTTEEARQLLNADLLSLPQGLVDEVLAVCGRWPVLLSLVHGTVREAVAAGGDPVAELQHVLTALQTDGVTVTALDVTDAAARGRAVARTIELGLARLSPAERDRYLELAVFGEDVVIPGDVLAQLWAHTGGWSLFQTRVFCRRLASLALVADYRDHPSRMQLHDVMRSYLREQTRARRAKLDQAIVGAHRGIVPRRAGRSAWAELDSNHDYLWSWLPSHLWGGGLYDELGALLDDPGWLLGKLENVGPAGLEADLLLSTDPAHQALATVVRQNANVLAPLDPPGSLAATFVSRIPPNNAPTMRIRELLHTAITGPHLATINTPPDLPHPALTRVLLCRCTWVNALAVEPGGRWLASGGDDGRVRVWDGCVLRGGVRVPRW, from the coding sequence ATGACCACAGGCTTGGTCGGGGCCGGCGGATTCGGAAAGACAACCCTAGCGCGGCTTGTGGCGCACGATCCTAGCGTGCGACAGCACTTCACCGGCGGAGTCGTGTGGGTGACGGTTGGTCAGGACAGCGCTGGCCCAGACCTGGCCGGGTTGATCACGTCGACCGCGCGACTATTTGATCGAGGCGTCCCAGATCTGACCGATCCGCTTGCCGCCGGTACTGAGCTGGGTCGAGTGCTTGACGGGCGGCGGACGCTGGTCGTGATCGACGACGTGTGGTCGACCGGCCAGGTGGAGCCGTTCCTACTCGGTGGCGATCAGGTTGTGCGGCTGATCACTACCCGGCAGCGGGACGTGCTGCCGGCGTCGGTCGTCGCGGTGAACGTGGATCGCATGACTACTGAGGAGGCGCGGCAACTGCTCAACGCAGACCTGCTATCGCTCCCACAGGGCCTGGTCGATGAGGTCCTGGCTGTCTGTGGCCGATGGCCGGTGCTGCTGTCGCTCGTTCATGGAACGGTCCGTGAAGCTGTGGCGGCGGGCGGCGATCCGGTAGCTGAGTTGCAACATGTTCTAACTGCCCTGCAGACCGATGGCGTCACGGTGACTGCTCTGGATGTCACCGATGCGGCAGCGCGGGGCCGCGCCGTGGCGCGGACAATCGAGCTGGGGCTGGCGCGCTTGAGTCCGGCCGAGAGGGACCGCTATCTCGAACTTGCGGTGTTCGGCGAGGATGTCGTGATCCCTGGTGACGTGCTGGCGCAGCTGTGGGCCCATACTGGTGGGTGGTCATTATTTCAAACGCGGGTGTTTTGTCGGCGCCTGGCGTCACTGGCGCTCGTGGCTGATTACCGCGATCACCCGAGCCGCATGCAACTGCACGATGTGATGCGTAGCTATCTGCGAGAGCAGACACGGGCACGGCGGGCCAAGCTGGATCAAGCTATTGTCGGGGCGCATCGTGGTATTGTGCCGCGCCGGGCAGGGCGTAGCGCCTGGGCGGAACTCGACTCGAATCATGACTACCTGTGGTCTTGGTTGCCCTCCCATCTTTGGGGCGGCGGACTGTACGATGAACTGGGCGCACTGCTCGATGATCCCGGCTGGCTATTGGGAAAGCTCGAGAATGTCGGCCCGGCGGGGTTAGAGGCGGATCTGCTCCTTTCGACCGACCCCGCACATCAAGCGTTAGCTACTGTAGTCCGACAGAACGCCAACGTTCTCGCCCCGCTTGACCCGCCCGGATCTCTAGCTGCAACCTTTGTGTCGCGCATTCCGCCGAACAATGCTCCCACCATGCGCATCCGCGAACTGCTGCACACCGCGATCACTGGCCCCCACCTGGCCACGATCAACACTCCTCCGGACCTGCCACATCCGGCTCTCACCCGCGTCCTGCTCTGCCGCTGCACCTGGGTGAACGCGCTGGCTGTCGAGCCCGGCGGGAGGTGGCTGGCCTCCGGAGGTGATGACGGCCGGGTGCGAGTTTGGGATGGCTGCGTCCTCAGAGGTGGTGTACGAGTCCCTCGCTGGTGA
- a CDS encoding primary-amine oxidase, with product MTTTRHRLTSAPTVHPLEPLTAAEVTRAVDLLRGSGHVGDACRFVSIVLREPEKSAVLAFDADGTATAREADAIVLDTADGKTYEAVVSLTDGAVSRWEHVPGVQPQVMLEEFFQCEEIVKSDPGVHEALRKRDITEFDGVMVDPWSAGHYGDEEQGRLLRGLIWMKMGGPDDNGYAHPVENLVVYVDTQAKRVVKIEDHGVVPVPQRPGNYTPDAVAPRTDLRPIEITQPQGTSFTVDGHEVRWQKWRFRVGFTPREGLVLHTVRYTDGDRERPVLHRASLSEMVVPYGDPAPTHRRKNAFDAGEYNIGTLANPLELGCDCLGEIHYFDAVFADADGNPLTIPNAVCLHEEDYGLLWKHTDFRTEKTEVRRSRRLVVSFIATVGNYEYGFFWYLYQDGTIQFEVKLTGIMSTGAVPPGTRPTHGQLLNADGLYAPIHQHWFNMRLDFDVDGTANSVYEVDTMTDPPGPDNPLGNAFRTVDTLLETERGAQRSVSPDRARYWKIVSPDARNAVGEPTAYALKPHGNVVPFVRPEASVLNRAGFMAHHLWVTPYEEQERHAAGDYPNQHQGGDGLPRWTAADRRVADTDVVVWYSFGEHHAARLEDWPVMPVQYAGFSLQPTGFFDQSPALDVPRSVNGHCG from the coding sequence GTGACGACCACCCGGCACCGCCTGACCAGCGCGCCAACCGTCCATCCGCTCGAGCCGCTGACGGCGGCGGAGGTCACTCGAGCTGTCGATCTGCTCCGCGGCTCCGGCCATGTGGGTGACGCGTGCCGCTTCGTCTCGATAGTCCTGCGGGAGCCGGAGAAGTCCGCTGTGCTCGCGTTCGACGCCGACGGGACCGCGACCGCACGGGAAGCGGACGCGATCGTGCTCGACACGGCGGACGGGAAGACCTACGAGGCGGTCGTCTCGCTCACCGACGGGGCCGTGTCCCGCTGGGAGCACGTGCCCGGTGTGCAGCCGCAGGTGATGCTGGAGGAGTTCTTCCAGTGCGAGGAGATCGTCAAGAGCGATCCCGGGGTCCATGAGGCGCTACGCAAGCGCGACATCACCGAGTTCGACGGCGTCATGGTGGACCCGTGGTCGGCCGGGCACTACGGCGACGAGGAGCAGGGCCGGCTGCTGCGCGGCCTGATCTGGATGAAGATGGGCGGGCCCGACGACAACGGTTACGCCCACCCGGTCGAGAACCTCGTCGTCTACGTCGACACGCAGGCCAAGCGCGTGGTGAAGATAGAGGACCACGGCGTCGTGCCGGTCCCGCAGCGGCCCGGCAACTACACCCCGGACGCGGTCGCGCCGCGCACCGACCTGCGGCCGATCGAGATCACCCAGCCCCAGGGCACCTCGTTCACCGTGGACGGGCACGAGGTGCGCTGGCAGAAGTGGCGTTTCCGGGTCGGGTTCACCCCGCGCGAAGGGCTCGTTCTGCACACGGTCCGCTACACCGACGGCGACCGCGAGCGCCCCGTCCTCCACCGCGCGTCGCTGTCGGAGATGGTCGTGCCCTACGGCGACCCGGCACCGACGCACCGGCGCAAGAACGCCTTCGACGCAGGCGAGTACAACATCGGCACCCTGGCCAACCCGCTCGAGCTCGGCTGCGACTGCCTCGGTGAGATCCACTACTTCGACGCCGTGTTCGCCGACGCCGACGGAAACCCGCTGACCATCCCGAACGCCGTGTGCCTGCACGAGGAGGACTACGGCCTGCTCTGGAAGCACACCGACTTCCGCACCGAGAAGACCGAGGTCCGCCGGTCGCGGCGGTTGGTGGTCTCGTTCATCGCCACCGTCGGCAACTACGAGTACGGCTTCTTCTGGTACCTCTACCAGGACGGCACGATCCAGTTCGAGGTCAAGCTCACCGGCATCATGTCGACCGGTGCTGTCCCGCCGGGCACCCGGCCGACGCACGGCCAGCTCCTCAACGCCGACGGCCTCTACGCCCCGATCCACCAGCACTGGTTCAACATGCGGCTGGACTTCGACGTCGACGGCACCGCCAACTCGGTCTACGAGGTCGACACGATGACCGACCCGCCGGGCCCGGACAACCCGCTGGGCAACGCCTTCCGCACCGTCGACACGCTGCTGGAGACCGAGCGCGGCGCGCAGCGGAGCGTGAGTCCGGACCGAGCCCGGTACTGGAAGATCGTCAGCCCGGACGCGCGCAACGCCGTCGGCGAGCCCACCGCTTACGCGCTCAAGCCGCACGGCAACGTCGTGCCGTTCGTGCGGCCGGAGGCGAGCGTGCTCAACCGTGCCGGGTTCATGGCCCACCACCTGTGGGTCACGCCGTACGAGGAGCAGGAGCGGCACGCTGCGGGCGACTACCCGAACCAGCACCAGGGCGGCGACGGGCTGCCCCGCTGGACCGCCGCGGACCGTCGGGTGGCCGACACCGACGTGGTGGTCTGGTACTCGTTCGGCGAGCACCACGCCGCGCGCCTCGAGGACTGGCCGGTGATGCCCGTGCAGTACGCCGGGTTCTCGCTGCAGCCGACCGGGTTCTTCGACCAGAGCCCCGCGCTGGACGTGCCGCGCTCCGTGAACGGGCACTGCGGCTGA
- a CDS encoding transposase: protein MTLGHGRVEPKRLRRPTADGRIVLTVDVSPWLRPDDPTRSDRLFCYVQRAKNYAQMPPGRGPFSLWPRWRRGAPSWTTLRDGVRLGSADDATAATAAQLRAVINRLIRPGIGCPTTRRSPSSTRTVERATGHQ, encoded by the coding sequence ATGACGCTGGGCCACGGCCGAGTCGAGCCCAAGCGGCTGCGCCGGCCGACGGCGGACGGGAGGATCGTGCTCACCGTGGATGTCAGCCCGTGGCTGCGTCCGGACGACCCGACTCGCTCCGACAGGTTGTTCTGCTACGTCCAACGGGCCAAGAACTACGCGCAGATGCCCCCCGGGCGGGGGCCCTTCTCCTTGTGGCCGCGCTGGAGACGGGGCGCACCCTCCTGGACCACGCTTCGGGATGGCGTGCGGCTCGGCTCGGCCGACGACGCCACCGCGGCGACCGCCGCCCAGCTGCGCGCCGTGATCAACCGGCTGATTCGGCCGGGCATTGGCTGCCCGACAACCCGAAGATCACCATCGAGTACGCGCACCGTCGAACGTGCCACTGGCCACCAGTAA
- a CDS encoding Wadjet anti-phage system protein JetD domain-containing protein — protein MYENYLPLLGGMAGRTPLALNGIPDGLGAVTVPVRRQGEDRVPRDTKRRTRISQADLHTTARTSLFAPPDGMSTTDLAWVLDRPRRKWSTVVSRFGHRAEVVTDKLIRAGGIVLRCDVDEDRMKLGQPREWRLSNAWQEQAPDALAELRPRRDPDVVRSEMIALLAGLTQPRLSIEREALEGVPPGTGFVVPDRTATTAKSWATYEAALRAACTWTRMDRVPGAAELAGHAWGDTHIEWSGARILVFSQLVGEDFPLAVDRSDVEIRLRGPLVWQHGCAIADASRARPWIGLPKDGMRLLGEIKCSATGVLVMENAETFQVVSAMPDITESWLCVWGKGKAVVNTADLINSLGVGRVAAWMDLDATGLEIFTMLGKTIHQPVLPVAMTLDLLMTGPARQRANPELQAKAERADKLLAAKIEPRLSGELVEMARYIKETGKAVEQQLLHERVLPHLLDLLESL, from the coding sequence ATGTACGAGAACTACCTCCCTCTGCTCGGCGGGATGGCGGGCAGAACTCCTCTGGCGCTGAACGGCATACCAGACGGGCTGGGCGCGGTCACCGTTCCCGTGCGCAGGCAAGGCGAAGACCGCGTCCCGCGGGACACCAAGCGCCGTACTCGTATATCGCAGGCAGACCTGCACACCACCGCCAGAACATCGCTCTTCGCGCCACCAGACGGAATGTCCACAACCGACCTCGCCTGGGTGCTCGATCGACCAAGGCGCAAATGGTCCACTGTGGTCAGCAGGTTCGGCCATCGTGCCGAGGTTGTCACAGATAAGCTGATTCGCGCCGGCGGCATAGTGCTGCGGTGCGACGTCGACGAAGATCGGATGAAGCTGGGCCAGCCCAGAGAATGGCGGCTTTCCAATGCGTGGCAGGAGCAAGCTCCTGATGCCCTCGCCGAGCTGCGTCCGCGCCGGGACCCGGACGTGGTGCGGTCCGAAATGATCGCGCTCCTGGCGGGGCTGACACAGCCTCGGCTGTCCATCGAACGCGAGGCACTCGAGGGCGTTCCTCCGGGCACCGGTTTCGTGGTGCCGGACAGAACCGCGACCACGGCGAAGAGCTGGGCCACGTACGAGGCCGCGCTACGAGCGGCGTGCACGTGGACCCGCATGGACCGCGTGCCCGGTGCGGCCGAACTGGCGGGCCATGCGTGGGGCGACACGCATATCGAGTGGTCGGGCGCCCGCATCCTGGTGTTCAGCCAGCTCGTGGGCGAGGACTTTCCTCTCGCTGTGGACAGGTCCGATGTGGAGATCCGGCTGCGCGGGCCGCTCGTGTGGCAGCATGGCTGCGCGATCGCGGACGCGTCACGGGCGCGCCCGTGGATCGGGCTACCTAAGGACGGCATGCGGCTCCTCGGTGAGATCAAGTGCTCGGCGACCGGTGTGCTCGTGATGGAGAACGCGGAGACCTTCCAAGTGGTCAGCGCGATGCCCGATATCACGGAGTCCTGGCTCTGCGTGTGGGGTAAGGGAAAAGCCGTCGTGAACACAGCCGATCTCATCAACTCCCTGGGCGTCGGGAGGGTGGCGGCCTGGATGGACCTCGACGCCACCGGTCTCGAGATCTTCACCATGCTCGGCAAGACGATCCACCAGCCAGTGCTACCGGTCGCGATGACCCTCGACCTGCTCATGACAGGCCCGGCGCGGCAACGAGCTAATCCGGAACTGCAGGCGAAAGCGGAGCGCGCGGATAAGCTGCTTGCGGCGAAGATCGAGCCCAGGCTCAGCGGCGAGCTGGTCGAGATGGCCCGCTACATCAAGGAAACCGGGAAAGCGGTCGAGCAACAGCTGCTACATGAGCGCGTTCTTCCCCATCTGCTGGACCTTCTCGAGTCGCTCTGA
- a CDS encoding IS256 family transposase, whose translation MAAPHHIEVTELLEQQLQGASPDLLRQMIASLANAMMSAQADQACGADYGERSQERVNRRNGYRAREWDTRAGTVELAVPKLREGSYFPDWLLTHRRRAEQALVTVVATAYLLGVSTRRVERLAEQLGVKSLSRSQVSEMATHLDAQVTAFRQRPLDHGPYTFVWVDALVVKVREDGRVVNVHALVATGVNADGHREILGLDVASAEDGAGWLAFLRGLVARGLSGVQLVISDAHPGLVAAIGSALPGAAWQRCRTHYLRNLLTRVPKSAQPHVATQVRTIFDQADTDAVHAQYDRVIDALEPRFRDAAQHLEAARAELLAFTSYPREIWRQIWSNNPQERLNKEIRRRTDVVGIFPGRDALIRLVGAVLAEQSDEWTEGRRYMGLELLAKSRIRIITTEPNPATSEPPVTTEALTA comes from the coding sequence ATGGCCGCACCGCACCATATCGAGGTCACCGAACTGTTGGAGCAGCAGCTGCAGGGCGCGTCGCCGGATCTACTCCGGCAGATGATCGCCTCGCTGGCGAACGCGATGATGTCCGCCCAGGCCGACCAGGCCTGCGGCGCCGACTACGGCGAACGCAGCCAGGAGCGGGTCAACCGGCGCAACGGGTATCGGGCCCGGGAATGGGACACCCGCGCCGGCACCGTCGAGCTCGCCGTGCCGAAGCTGCGCGAGGGCTCCTACTTCCCCGACTGGCTGCTGACCCACCGCCGCCGCGCCGAGCAGGCCCTGGTCACCGTCGTGGCCACCGCCTACCTACTCGGCGTCTCCACCCGCCGAGTCGAGCGCCTCGCCGAGCAGCTCGGCGTCAAGTCGCTGTCCCGATCGCAGGTGTCGGAGATGGCCACCCACCTCGACGCCCAGGTCACCGCGTTCCGGCAGCGCCCCCTCGATCACGGGCCCTACACGTTCGTCTGGGTCGACGCTCTCGTGGTGAAGGTCCGCGAGGACGGCCGCGTGGTCAACGTGCACGCGCTCGTGGCGACCGGGGTGAACGCCGATGGCCATCGGGAGATCCTCGGCCTGGACGTCGCCAGCGCCGAAGACGGCGCCGGCTGGCTGGCGTTCCTGCGCGGACTGGTCGCCCGCGGCCTGTCCGGGGTGCAGCTGGTCATCTCCGACGCCCACCCCGGCCTGGTCGCGGCGATCGGCTCCGCGTTGCCCGGCGCGGCCTGGCAGCGGTGTCGCACCCACTACCTGCGCAACCTGCTCACCCGCGTCCCGAAGAGCGCGCAGCCGCACGTGGCCACCCAGGTGCGCACCATCTTCGACCAGGCCGACACCGACGCCGTGCACGCCCAGTACGACCGCGTCATCGACGCCCTCGAGCCCCGCTTCCGCGACGCGGCCCAACACCTCGAAGCGGCCCGCGCCGAGCTACTGGCCTTCACCAGCTATCCACGCGAGATCTGGCGCCAGATCTGGTCCAACAACCCGCAAGAGCGGCTGAACAAGGAGATCCGCCGCCGCACCGACGTGGTCGGGATCTTCCCCGGCCGCGACGCCCTGATCCGCCTGGTCGGCGCCGTCCTGGCCGAGCAGAGCGACGAATGGACCGAAGGCCGCCGCTACATGGGCCTGGAACTGCTGGCCAAGTCCCGCATCCGCATCATCACCACCGAACCCAACCCGGCCACCAGCGAGCCACCGGTGACAACCGAGGCGCTCACCGCATAA
- a CDS encoding APC family permease — protein MSERVVGPQDSGLEKTLGTWSIFVAGVGLVVAASTLVSDFVGYFTIGLAFLVALVIGFLINLFLGLSCAELSTTYPKAGALYEYGARAVPWRGASVVAGLFLAFAFYGMFGIVGALEIAAGSFGLQALFGATGALAPWIIAMTVLATLPNLVHVRTMAIIEAVVLVGMLAIRWFFGVAGWAGFSNTGAWSAGNWVGEIGVFEWSAVAGALALAYWSFVGIEFVAPLAEETRNPRRNLPAGIVLGLLAILATSAFMGTGVGGTRPLAEWEESAMGPAGCDGSCPQLVVGEAMFGGWGHGLMALATAAATYTSMVIVLAAMPRILYGIARDGNFFGARLSRVFAYLHPRFRTPWVAVFVTAVAYSVVAIFFNDVVTLIYAGSYAWVIIYILWHLLVVVSRFTDPDVARPFRLPLAVPIIGALGTVFALYFAFQGAHSTYGLPALAIFAGAMVAALVSYALARARQPVRASDEQGDVTKR, from the coding sequence ATGAGCGAGCGAGTGGTGGGCCCGCAGGACAGCGGGCTGGAGAAGACGCTGGGCACCTGGTCGATCTTCGTCGCCGGGGTGGGCCTCGTCGTGGCGGCCAGCACGCTGGTCAGCGACTTCGTCGGCTACTTCACGATCGGGCTGGCGTTCCTGGTCGCTCTCGTGATCGGCTTCCTGATCAACCTCTTCCTCGGCCTGTCCTGCGCGGAGCTGTCCACGACGTACCCGAAGGCCGGGGCGCTCTACGAGTACGGGGCGCGAGCGGTCCCGTGGCGAGGCGCCTCCGTCGTCGCCGGGCTCTTCCTGGCCTTCGCGTTCTACGGGATGTTCGGCATCGTGGGAGCGCTGGAGATCGCCGCGGGGTCGTTCGGCCTCCAGGCGCTCTTCGGCGCCACCGGCGCGCTCGCCCCGTGGATCATCGCGATGACGGTCCTCGCCACGCTGCCCAACCTCGTGCACGTGCGGACGATGGCGATCATCGAGGCCGTCGTCCTCGTCGGCATGCTCGCCATCCGCTGGTTCTTCGGCGTCGCTGGATGGGCAGGCTTCTCGAACACCGGTGCGTGGTCGGCCGGCAACTGGGTGGGCGAGATCGGCGTCTTCGAGTGGTCCGCGGTCGCCGGTGCCCTGGCCCTGGCCTACTGGAGCTTCGTCGGAATCGAGTTCGTCGCGCCGCTGGCGGAGGAGACCCGCAACCCCCGGCGCAACCTCCCGGCCGGGATCGTCCTCGGGCTGCTGGCCATCCTCGCCACCTCGGCGTTCATGGGAACCGGCGTCGGTGGGACCCGTCCCCTCGCCGAATGGGAGGAGTCGGCCATGGGGCCGGCCGGCTGTGACGGGAGCTGTCCGCAGCTGGTGGTGGGGGAGGCGATGTTCGGTGGCTGGGGACATGGCCTCATGGCGCTCGCCACCGCGGCCGCGACGTACACGTCCATGGTGATCGTGCTCGCAGCGATGCCGCGGATCCTCTACGGGATCGCCCGTGACGGCAACTTCTTCGGTGCCCGGCTGTCGCGGGTGTTCGCCTACCTGCACCCCCGCTTCCGGACGCCCTGGGTCGCCGTCTTCGTCACCGCGGTCGCGTACAGCGTCGTCGCGATCTTCTTCAACGACGTCGTCACCCTCATCTACGCCGGCTCGTACGCCTGGGTGATCATCTACATCCTCTGGCACCTCCTCGTCGTCGTCTCCCGGTTCACCGACCCGGACGTCGCCCGGCCCTTCCGGCTCCCTCTCGCGGTGCCGATCATCGGTGCGCTGGGCACCGTGTTCGCGCTCTACTTCGCGTTCCAGGGCGCGCACAGCACGTACGGCCTGCCGGCGCTCGCGATCTTCGCCGGGGCCATGGTCGCTGCGCTCGTGTCGTACGCGCTGGCGCGGGCGAGACAGCCGGTCCGGGCCTCGGACGAGCAGGGGGACGTGACGAAGCGATGA
- a CDS encoding WD40 repeat domain-containing protein, translating into MLGRLADHSGTVMALAVAANGTWLASAGDDGTVRICDLTTHSALHNLAGHADPVEALVAAPDGTWLASAAWNGDVRIWDPATGEPIQTLTANITATIALVVDPDGTWLASAGHDDTVQIWNPAADTFRRTTIGHTNRVEALAVSPGGSSLASGGADGTVRVWDATTGDGLRPIAGHTGRVLAVVVAPDGSWIASGGADGTVQISNPTAARSHWVGAGHKGRVLALAVGPDGAWLASAGEDGTVRVWDPMSDLEPRVLRGHTGSVLALAVGPDGAWLASAGEDGTVRVRDPMSDLEPRVLRGHTGSVLALAVGPDGAWLASAGEDGTVRVRDPMSGLQLHVLEGHTAAVDALAVDMGGQWLASAGEDGRVCIWDLMTEPALLLLLGHNGRVRALAALAEGTLLASVGDDGTVRIWDPRAGTAVASLRVSCPLGHVANIATLRLAAAGNRGPYILEMTDIA; encoded by the coding sequence ATGCTCGGGAGGCTCGCTGACCACTCGGGCACGGTGATGGCCTTAGCCGTCGCGGCCAACGGAACATGGCTTGCCTCCGCGGGCGACGACGGCACAGTGCGGATCTGTGACCTGACAACGCACTCTGCCCTGCACAACCTCGCCGGCCACGCCGACCCCGTAGAAGCGCTCGTAGCGGCCCCGGACGGCACATGGCTCGCCTCAGCCGCCTGGAACGGCGACGTGCGAATCTGGGACCCCGCCACCGGCGAACCCATCCAGACGCTAACCGCTAACATCACTGCAACAATTGCGTTGGTCGTCGATCCAGACGGCACCTGGCTCGCGTCCGCGGGCCATGACGACACCGTCCAGATTTGGAACCCCGCCGCCGATACATTCCGCCGCACCACAATCGGCCACACGAACCGTGTGGAGGCGCTCGCCGTTAGCCCGGGTGGGTCGTCGCTTGCTTCCGGCGGCGCAGACGGCACGGTGCGAGTCTGGGATGCGACGACCGGAGATGGCCTGCGGCCAATCGCCGGTCATACGGGGCGCGTGTTAGCGGTGGTTGTTGCGCCCGATGGATCGTGGATTGCCTCCGGCGGAGCGGACGGCACCGTGCAAATCTCGAATCCGACAGCCGCTCGAAGCCACTGGGTCGGCGCCGGTCACAAGGGCCGCGTGCTGGCGTTGGCTGTTGGGCCGGATGGAGCTTGGCTTGCTTCGGCGGGTGAAGACGGCACCGTGCGGGTGTGGGATCCAATGTCGGACTTGGAGCCGCGTGTCCTCCGAGGTCATACCGGATCGGTGCTGGCGTTGGCTGTTGGGCCGGATGGAGCTTGGCTTGCTTCGGCGGGTGAAGACGGCACCGTGCGGGTGCGGGACCCAATGTCGGACTTGGAGCCGCGTGTCCTCCGAGGTCATACCGGATCGGTGCTGGCGTTGGCTGTTGGGCCGGATGGAGCTTGGCTTGCTTCGGCGGGTGAAGACGGCACCGTGCGGGTGCGGGACCCAATGTCGGGTTTGCAGCTGCATGTCCTCGAGGGACACACCGCTGCGGTGGACGCGTTGGCAGTTGACATGGGTGGCCAGTGGCTGGCCTCCGCGGGGGAGGACGGCAGAGTCTGCATCTGGGATCTGATGACCGAGCCAGCCCTTCTTCTTCTCCTCGGTCATAATGGCCGGGTGAGGGCATTAGCCGCCCTGGCCGAAGGAACATTGCTCGCTTCGGTGGGTGACGACGGTACGGTGCGCATCTGGGACCCACGGGCCGGGACGGCTGTGGCATCACTACGCGTTAGTTGTCCTCTTGGGCACGTAGCCAACATTGCGACGCTCCGACTTGCCGCAGCTGGCAATCGCGGTCCATACATTCTCGAGATGACCGACATCGCTTGA
- a CDS encoding very short patch repair endonuclease, giving the protein MALRRALHRRGLRFVVDRPVPGGNRRRRVDILLRGARVAVFVDGCFWHSCPDHSHLPKTNTSWWRLKFRGIARRDRDTDTQLATAGWPAVRVWEHEDPVEAAQGIEQLVRDQRPRSSCAGLVCARTGVSQRYVNRHACDQVIHGNGRMAAMKPARQVHDLVSEGGVAH; this is encoded by the coding sequence ATGGCGCTGCGGCGTGCTTTGCACCGGCGCGGCTTGCGGTTCGTCGTCGATCGGCCCGTGCCGGGTGGGAACCGGCGTCGGCGCGTCGACATCCTGTTGCGCGGCGCGCGGGTCGCCGTGTTCGTCGACGGTTGCTTCTGGCACTCCTGCCCCGACCACAGCCATCTCCCCAAGACCAACACCAGCTGGTGGCGTCTGAAGTTTCGTGGCATCGCCCGTCGCGATCGCGACACCGACACGCAGCTCGCCACAGCGGGCTGGCCCGCCGTCAGGGTTTGGGAACACGAGGACCCGGTCGAAGCGGCCCAGGGTATAGAGCAACTCGTGCGCGACCAACGGCCGAGAAGCAGCTGCGCCGGACTTGTGTGCGCTCGGACGGGCGTGTCCCAGCGGTACGTCAACCGCCACGCCTGTGACCAGGTCATACACGGCAACGGTCGAATGGCCGCCATGAAACCTGCTCGTCAGGTGCATGATCTTGTGTCCGAGGGGGGAGTTGCGCACTAA